In the Glycine max cultivar Williams 82 chromosome 6, Glycine_max_v4.0, whole genome shotgun sequence genome, AAGTATGCCCCTAAGATAATCAAAGCAAGTTCCACAAGCAAGACAACAGTTTGAAtagaaaatcatttatttttatctaaagattaaaatattttgtgattCTATTtagtttgaattattatttgacTTGACTAGGGTGAAGGAAGAAGGTAACGTGTACTTGGGACCCAATCGAAGGAGAAGCACCAATAATTCACTCTGCCCAAAAAACAAGAACAGATCTGTGTTCAACTTTTtcctcataaataaataaataccctTACCCTACCTTCTTCTTCAACTTGTCTCTTCACCCTCCTTCTATCTTTCTGTGCTTCAATTCTCTCTTCCACAGATGGGCGTTGCCGTTCTTTACCCTCAAGATTCTCTCCCACACAAACCATCTACTCATTACCAGACCATAATCCCTCACTTTCCCAGCATGAACCCCAAGTCTCATCGGACTTCCCGAAACCGTAAGAAGCGGCCCGTTCCCGGCCCAGCTCGGCCCACAACATCCTCGAAATCCCAAGTCAACAACAAGCCGCCGCAGCAGCTTGTCATGGGTCAGGTCAAAATACTCAAACGCGGCGAACTGCTGTCCCAAACGACGCCGGATCCACAGCCGCAGACGGAATCCGTCGAGAAGAAGACGGAAACCGTTGTAAAAAAGGGCTTAACTTCAACTGTAGAGGGTTTGTATGCAGGCTATTCGATGTTGGTGATGTCTCCACCTCCTAGCTCCGTTCCGTTACCGGCTTTCATCACTAAGAAGTTCGCGGCCCTGAGTGAGGCCACAAGTGACTTACGGGAAATGCTGCGACTTGATTTTCCCTAAACCTGTGTCGGTTTGTGAATGAACGAGGATTTGAACGGAGGTTGTTGGTGATTGGGGTGCTGTAGTGCTTGatcttctcttattttttcaGCGGGAAGGTCGAGTCAGGAGTGCAAATCTCTTATTGCTTAGCACTTTCTTCAGATTGCCGTACATACATGCTACTGTTGGAATTAGGGTTCATACTTTTAGATTCCTTACTTTGTGATGCTAATTATTACTTTAATGGAATGGGCTTCTGTATATCTGTCTAATGCTTTGTAAGTATTTAGGATATAGAAGCACTTTCCTCCTCTCTCAACTATgtatttttatgtcttttattaGCATTTGTATTTACgactttatcttttaattaatgGAATATGGAATACAAGGAAGAAAGTAGTTTATGATTTTAttcatttgttatttgttattctgTCTTTTTAATGGGAATGTATCAAACAAATGTAGAAAAAAGGAAGATGAAATTGTGGATATTGATTGGCCGCTACTCGATTCCAATAAGTTTGTTCATTCTTTAAGCAGGTGTTGAACAATGGAAAGCGAATTTCATTTAAGTTTCGGATGTTGCTAAGCCTTGTTATGAAGTTAGAGGGGAGGTTTTGTAagctttgacatttttttttttttttatatggttaTTTGCTTGTTGTTGCTTATCCCAGAAGAATTTTGCTAAGGTAATGATTATGTTCCATGGTAGCCATAACTCCTGTTGAATGCTCTAAGCTCTCCTTTATATGACATTTTGACTTCAAACAATCTCCATCTTTAAAATCAATCTTaaccatattttttatatcaaatctTGTCACTCTCTTGTCCTAACACCTTATCCCACAAATTACTATGTTTGTTTTACCGTTTAGCATACGTTCTAAAGCACTGTTTTGTGAGAAACAACATATTGCTACTTTTCCTTGAACGTCCATTTGGGTTCAAACACACACAAAACCTTTTGATCGTATTCTTGCCAATCCATCGTGTAGTTCTAGTGGAAGGGATATGCTAATGCTATGTTCGATTtaatagacaaaaataaaaatattatctcgAGATTTGGTGTGCATATGATTTTAAGtggaaataaatcaaataagttACCAGCTGGTAGgatcaaaatattataattccTATTTTGTTCGTACTAAATAACTTTAcgatattattttcatttgatttctcacctatttattttatatcaaacaACAATACATatcactattttttcttttttaaattatctttgtttaatttttatttatttcatttctctcttctaaaccaaacatttaaaaattgttttttctttcagaGAATCGGCCATTCTAtgcaaaaatgattttattatgtattagaCTTTAGTTTTTACATACTACTAAAAACATTTCACctcaaatcaattaaaaataattttaaatacaattttaaaaataattattatacaagttaacaattttattatatataatatatatatttcttagaaatacttattttggagtaattttctctcttattagtttttttttttaataatctcttcttatctcttttaagaacgtgtttttttttttcctgaataaAATGGTGTTTCATATTTCAGTTCGTTTCACTGTGAGTGAGATTATAAATTTCCGGTTCACAACCTTTCTTCTCCACCGTTTTCAATCCTGCAAACACCCTTCAACAGTTTTTCCCCACTCGTTGCTTATTGACACTTCTCCTTCTTCGGAATTCACCCCTTTTCGAAATAATTTATTCGTGTTTCCCTCCAAAAAAACCCTAGCTAGCTTCCATGGCGTCCAAGAAGAAGCACTCAGAGGGCATCGCCTTGTTGTCCATGTACAACGACGAGGAAGACGACGAAATGGAGGACGCAGAAGACGACGAcggcgaagaagaagaagttgatgCAGGGATGCGAATGGAAGAAGATGTCGCCGGAGATGCGAAATTTTCGGCGGGGGAAGATTCCGCCAATAGAACAGCCGCCGTTGATTCCGGCAACGAAGGCGGCGCGGATGTGGGGTTCATTCCGGCGGAGAAGAGTAGGGTTGGGACTTCGACACCGCAGACGAACAATTTGATCTCTCCACCGCTGGAGCAACCGAGGATTGGTCGGAAAGGGGCTCTTACGATAGTGGATTATGGGCATGACGAAGTGGCAATGTCACCTGAGCCTGAGGTACTCCTTCTCCTTAAATTGAAGGGTTTCTACTCATCGATATTTTGAATTGTAAAATAATGGGTGTTTGCTGGTTCTGATTGCAGGAGGGAGAGATATATGGTAGCGGTAGAGTCATGATTGGGGACCAGCTTCATGTGAGCAATAgtgagtttaatttttgtttggcgTTGAGATTATTGTATATGCAAACTGCCAAGAAGTGTTCAATTTGCTTAGATTTCATCCTTTTTTAAGCTTCCCACACCTGTTTGTGTTAATAATTAAGGTATAATAGGGAGATCACTTGGCTAGTCTTTTTGGTGTTCAGCAATGTTGCCTTGCTTCATGGTTTTGTCATGCTGCTTATTCCAAATGGAATTGTGGGACTTTAAAAATTCACTAGTATATTGTTCTTATCAAAAGGGCGAGTCCTGGCACAACCTGTTGGTCATGGTTTCGAATCTGGAAACAGCATCTTTGCATATACAAGGGGAAGGATGCGTATAATGACCCTCCCTGTACCTTCGTGAAGCAAGGAGCCTTCTGGCACTAGGGTAGTACATTAGTTTTATATTGTTCTTATTAGTCATAGATGGCTTGGTCTAGCTGATAAAGTTATAATATTGAATGTGACCTTAAATCGTAAGCTTCTGGGTAATCATGGTTATAGCtctataattgatttattataaataaattctatGAAATTCtgtatgatatatataattgattcaTGTCAGGGTTTCAAATAGTGGGCTATAGTGTCACTATAGTGGCGTAGCATGCCGGCGAAATATGAACGGGATGACAGCACTATCTCTTGATTCCATAAAAGtgttccaaaaaaataatgttaggGCTTGTTTGGTGGGGAATATTTTTAGGATTTCAAATtccaaaacaatatataaaatcaatcaaaaagCTGTGATTTCTTACTTTCTCTCATCCGAACCCTAACTTCTGTACAATGTCTCATGATCCGTCTCTCTAACAACAGGTTTCTCACTTTCTCTGCCCGTGTTTTTTCTTCTCGGGTGACTGGTTTCTCTGGCCTCTTTTTCTCTGTATATTGTCATTCTCTGTCTcatttttggataatttttattaattatatgaatatagtataaattatataagtcATATTTATCAGAATCTTGCAATTTACAATTCGATACAATTCAGTTACCTACCAATTGTATCATAAGATGAATCTTAATGACTGTTTTACGATACATGAATGAATTTGTGCAATTTTGTATCATCAATACGGATCACAcgatttaacattttttataaacttttctttcatcaattctcgtgaaaaaaattgaaaattcataTAATCTTAAGTTGTTAAATGAAAAGGAatcaaagaaatattttttatcctatttGATTATTCCACTACTTTATTTGTCACTCACTCATTCAATGAATGTATTCTATTTAGctatttaaatgttttgtttCCATTCTTCTAAAATAAAGGCTTCACAAACTTATATACAActaataattatgttttataagACTTCTAGTTaagttattttatctatttctactttaaattttttacattgaaCACTATATACCatctatataatatatttgaataa is a window encoding:
- the LOC100789033 gene encoding uncharacterized protein produces the protein MGVAVLYPQDSLPHKPSTHYQTIIPHFPSMNPKSHRTSRNRKKRPVPGPARPTTSSKSQVNNKPPQQLVMGQVKILKRGELLSQTTPDPQPQTESVEKKTETVVKKGLTSTVEGLYAGYSMLVMSPPPSSVPLPAFITKKFAALSEATSDLREMLRLDFP